A single window of Synechococcus sp. C9 DNA harbors:
- a CDS encoding EutN/CcmL family microcompartment protein, with translation MQIGRVAGTVVSTQKEPTLQGVKFLLVQLVDLQGQLTSGYQVAADRVGAGVDEWVLVTEGSSARKIDRGEALPVDAAVIGIIDTVTVAGQLLYSKRAQARS, from the coding sequence ATGCAGATTGGGCGGGTGGCAGGTACGGTGGTCAGCACCCAAAAAGAACCCACGCTCCAGGGGGTGAAATTCCTCCTGGTGCAATTGGTGGACCTCCAGGGGCAACTCACTTCCGGGTATCAGGTCGCCGCCGACCGGGTGGGCGCCGGGGTCGATGAGTGGGTGCTGGTGACCGAAGGGAGTTCGGCTCGGAAAATTGACCGGGGCGAGGCTCTGCCGGTGGATGCCGCCGTGATTGGCATCATTGATACGGTGACAGTTGCAGGACAATTGCTGTACAGCAAGCGGGCGCAGGCTCGCAGTTAA
- a CDS encoding EVE domain-containing protein — translation MAYWLMKSEPNVYSIDDLKRDGRTIWDGVRNYQARNFLQQMRLGERAFFYHSNADPPGIFGLMEITQINLVDPTQFDPNSSYYDPKSSRDQPRWWTVEVGYLQTCVAPLTLADLRQHYKPDEFLVIRPGNRLSVLPVPLSIALDIADKTGLNV, via the coding sequence ATGGCTTATTGGTTAATGAAATCCGAACCCAATGTGTACAGCATTGACGACCTCAAACGGGATGGGCGCACGATTTGGGATGGGGTACGCAATTATCAAGCCCGCAATTTTTTGCAACAGATGCGTTTGGGAGAACGGGCATTTTTCTACCATTCCAATGCAGACCCACCAGGTATTTTTGGTTTGATGGAAATTACGCAAATTAACTTAGTTGACCCCACCCAATTTGACCCCAATAGCTCCTATTATGACCCCAAATCTTCCCGGGATCAACCGCGCTGGTGGACGGTGGAAGTGGGTTATCTGCAAACCTGTGTTGCCCCTTTGACTCTGGCGGATTTGCGCCAACATTACAAACCCGATGAATTCCTGGTGATTCGACCAGGAAATCGTTTATCGGTTCTCCCTGTACCCCTCAGCATTGCCCTGGATATAGCGGATAAAACTGGTTTGAATGTGTAG
- a CDS encoding L-lactate dehydrogenase, with protein MAGGLLIPHGRGSVTQGWRKVVIVGTGQVGVACALTMAVRQRADELVLIDADGLRAEGEALDLQHGLPFGEPLRVRSGGYGDAVGAQVVVITAGARRGADESRLVLLKKNADILRAIVGELTSVCSEAVWVVVSNPVDVMSYCAWKWSGLPKERVVGSGTLLDMARWQGILAQNLGVAASSIQAPVLGEHGDKAVPLWSRVTVGGAPWEIPTSEREALWNQVLRAGQEVIRRKGNTSSGIALAVDHLVGAILGHQERVLPVSCLAQGYYGLGEVYLSLLTVVNRQGVSRVVNLPLNEQEYQGLQAAAQVLQQAQAELSES; from the coding sequence ATGGCGGGGGGTTTGCTGATTCCCCACGGGCGAGGGTCGGTAACCCAGGGTTGGCGCAAAGTGGTGATTGTGGGCACGGGTCAGGTGGGGGTAGCCTGTGCTTTGACGATGGCGGTGCGGCAACGGGCGGATGAATTGGTGTTGATTGATGCGGATGGTCTGCGGGCGGAAGGGGAAGCCCTGGACTTGCAGCACGGTCTGCCCTTTGGGGAACCCCTGCGGGTGCGCTCGGGCGGCTATGGGGATGCGGTCGGTGCCCAGGTGGTGGTGATTACGGCGGGGGCACGGCGGGGAGCGGATGAAAGCCGTTTGGTTTTGCTGAAAAAAAATGCGGACATCCTGCGGGCGATTGTTGGGGAATTAACGTCCGTCTGTAGCGAGGCGGTCTGGGTGGTGGTGAGCAACCCGGTGGATGTGATGAGCTACTGCGCCTGGAAATGGTCGGGACTGCCCAAGGAGCGGGTGGTGGGTTCGGGCACGTTGTTAGATATGGCGCGCTGGCAAGGGATTTTGGCGCAGAACTTGGGGGTGGCGGCGAGCAGTATTCAGGCGCCGGTGCTGGGCGAACATGGGGACAAGGCGGTGCCCCTGTGGAGTCGGGTGACGGTGGGGGGTGCCCCCTGGGAGATTCCCACCTCGGAACGGGAGGCGTTGTGGAACCAAGTTTTGCGGGCGGGGCAGGAAGTAATTCGGCGCAAAGGCAATACTTCGTCTGGCATTGCCCTGGCGGTGGATCATCTGGTGGGGGCAATTTTAGGGCATCAGGAGCGGGTTTTGCCGGTCAGTTGTCTGGCGCAGGGCTATTACGGTTTGGGGGAAGTTTATCTGAGTTTGTTAACCGTGGTGAACCGGCAAGGGGTCAGTCGGGTGGTGAATCTCCCTTTGAATGAGCAGGAATACCAGGGGTTACAGGCGGCGGCGCAGGTGCTCCAGCAGGCTCAGGCTGAGCTTAGTGAGTCTTAG
- a CDS encoding DUF2470 domain-containing protein — MTDSLPEPALSPDQSTELPPANRFPAEVSARICRHMNQDHSDAVLLYAQGLAGLRTATAAQMEAIDCEGMDLVVWAGEEQTAIRIEFQSPLGGSQDAHRHLVDLVQQARHQLTD; from the coding sequence ATGACCGATAGCTTGCCTGAACCAGCCCTATCCCCGGATCAAAGTACAGAACTGCCCCCGGCGAATCGTTTTCCCGCTGAAGTGAGTGCCCGGATTTGTCGCCACATGAACCAAGACCACAGCGATGCGGTATTGCTTTATGCCCAGGGGTTGGCGGGGTTGCGGACGGCGACGGCGGCTCAGATGGAAGCGATTGACTGCGAGGGGATGGATTTGGTGGTTTGGGCGGGGGAGGAGCAAACGGCGATTCGGATTGAATTTCAGTCCCCCCTGGGTGGCTCACAGGATGCCCACCGCCATCTGGTTGACCTGGTGCAACAGGCACGGCACCAATTGACCGACTGA
- a CDS encoding thiamine phosphate synthase has protein sequence MYDLEITQRILDANLDRAREGLRVIEEWCRFGLNQSHTAELCKNYRQELARWHRPEFRTARNTDGDVGTSLSHPQETRRDNIQSVLRANFCRIQEALRVLEEYGKLLDENLSQTMKQLRYQIYQLESNLLAHPRQQKLAQAYLYLITSPCPNLFTVVESALQSGLNLVQYRDKEQTDNYRYEIAEKLCALCHEYNALFIVNDRVDIALAVNADGVHLGQQDMPLPIARKLLGHQRLIGCSTTNPDELERAISGGADYVGVGPIYATPTKAGKPPAGWDYVAHVARTWQKPWFAIGGIDLDNCATVLQAGVKRIAVVRAIMTAEHPGLITQKFLEQLQPKS, from the coding sequence ATGTATGATTTAGAAATTACCCAGCGGATTTTAGATGCCAATCTTGACCGAGCCAGGGAAGGGTTGCGGGTGATTGAGGAATGGTGTCGCTTCGGTTTGAACCAGTCCCATACGGCGGAATTATGCAAAAACTATCGGCAGGAACTGGCTCGTTGGCATCGTCCTGAATTTCGGACAGCGCGCAATACGGATGGGGATGTGGGTACATCCTTAAGCCATCCCCAAGAGACCCGGCGAGATAACATTCAATCCGTATTACGGGCGAATTTTTGTCGGATTCAAGAAGCCCTGCGGGTATTAGAAGAATATGGGAAATTACTAGATGAAAATCTATCCCAAACGATGAAACAATTGCGCTACCAAATTTATCAGCTAGAAAGTAATTTACTTGCCCACCCACGCCAGCAAAAATTAGCACAAGCCTACTTATATTTAATTACTTCCCCCTGTCCCAATCTATTTACTGTTGTCGAATCTGCTTTGCAATCAGGTTTGAACCTGGTGCAATACCGAGACAAGGAACAAACGGACAATTATCGTTATGAAATTGCCGAGAAACTCTGTGCTTTGTGCCATGAATATAATGCCCTATTTATTGTCAATGACCGGGTGGATATTGCCCTGGCGGTGAATGCGGATGGGGTGCATTTGGGTCAACAGGATATGCCCTTACCCATCGCCCGCAAACTACTCGGACATCAGCGCCTTATTGGCTGTTCAACCACTAATCCCGATGAACTAGAACGAGCCATCAGCGGCGGTGCGGACTATGTGGGGGTTGGACCCATCTATGCGACGCCGACCAAGGCGGGGAAACCTCCGGCGGGCTGGGATTATGTGGCGCACGTTGCTCGCACTTGGCAGAAGCCCTGGTTTGCCATTGGGGGCATTGATTTGGATAATTGTGCAACAGTGTTACAAGCGGGAGTTAAACGGATTGCGGTCGTCCGAGCGATTATGACGGCTGAACATCCCGGTCTGATTACCCAAAAATTTTTAGAACAATTGCAACCAAAATCATGA
- the lepB gene encoding signal peptidase I → MKFGHGWTTGWGNTLLTLLLAVVLAAVIRWAVAEPRYIPSGSMLPTLQLGDRLVVEKISHYWRDWQRGDIVVFAPPPALVSLGYDPDNVLIKRVVALPGETVEVKEGRVWVNGAPLAEPYGATPAEYTWGPAVVPPGCVFVLGDNRNASNDSHVWGFLDERLILGRAWVRFWPWPVRRYAAREEVMLLGMGTPPFG, encoded by the coding sequence ATGAAGTTTGGGCATGGGTGGACGACGGGGTGGGGCAATACCCTGTTAACCCTACTGTTGGCGGTAGTGCTGGCGGCGGTCATTCGCTGGGCAGTGGCGGAACCCCGGTACATTCCCTCTGGCTCCATGTTGCCTACCCTACAACTGGGGGATCGGTTGGTGGTGGAAAAAATTTCCCACTATTGGCGGGACTGGCAGAGGGGGGATATTGTGGTGTTTGCGCCGCCTCCGGCTTTGGTGAGTCTGGGATATGATCCGGACAATGTACTCATTAAACGGGTGGTCGCCCTACCGGGGGAAACGGTGGAGGTGAAAGAGGGGCGGGTGTGGGTGAATGGGGCACCCTTGGCGGAACCCTACGGGGCAACCCCGGCGGAATACACTTGGGGACCAGCGGTGGTGCCACCCGGTTGTGTTTTTGTGTTGGGGGACAACCGCAATGCCAGCAATGATTCCCATGTGTGGGGCTTTTTGGATGAACGGCTGATCCTGGGGCGGGCGTGGGTGCGGTTTTGGCCGTGGCCGGTGCGGCGGTATGCGGCGAGGGAGGAAGTGATGCTTTTGGGGATGGGGACACCCCCGTTTGGGTAA
- a CDS encoding photosystem II reaction center protein I has product MLALKYTVYATVAFFGLLFVFGLLSSDPSRNPKRRDLE; this is encoded by the coding sequence ATGTTGGCTCTGAAATACACCGTTTATGCGACCGTTGCCTTTTTTGGGCTGTTGTTTGTGTTTGGGTTACTGTCTTCTGACCCGTCCCGCAATCCCAAGCGTCGTGATTTGGAGTAA
- a CDS encoding fructosamine kinase family protein: MNFWREINQRISQITGQPFAGTPQGSRGGGCIHENQVVSDGERQFFIKINRESQLDLFITEALGLQALGAVNCLKIPQVIGWGTVDGQAYLILEFLTLAQRGNWYLMGQQLAQMHRQSVGQQFGWERDNYIGATPQKNDWHSDWADFFCKCRLGYQLQLARRRGGHFPHTEKLLNRVRQVLNLTKVEPVLVHGDLWGGNVAFTSAGEPVMFDPAVYYGHREVDVAMSELFGGFSPEFYRGYQSEWALADGYAERKIIYNLYHILNHFNLFGGSYWQQAERMMAEIMR, encoded by the coding sequence ATGAATTTTTGGCGGGAAATTAACCAACGGATTTCACAAATAACTGGTCAACCTTTTGCGGGTACACCCCAGGGCAGTCGCGGGGGAGGTTGTATCCATGAAAATCAAGTTGTCAGCGATGGGGAACGGCAATTTTTCATCAAAATTAATCGGGAATCCCAACTGGATTTATTCATCACCGAAGCCCTGGGTTTGCAGGCGCTCGGGGCAGTGAATTGTCTGAAAATTCCCCAGGTCATTGGGTGGGGAACCGTTGATGGGCAAGCCTATCTGATTTTGGAGTTTTTAACCTTAGCCCAACGGGGAAATTGGTATCTCATGGGGCAACAATTGGCGCAAATGCACCGTCAAAGTGTAGGGCAACAGTTTGGCTGGGAGCGGGATAATTATATCGGTGCTACGCCACAAAAAAATGATTGGCATTCTGATTGGGCGGATTTTTTTTGTAAGTGTCGTTTGGGGTATCAATTGCAGTTAGCCCGACGGCGGGGGGGACATTTCCCCCATACGGAAAAGCTATTGAACCGAGTGCGTCAGGTATTGAATTTAACCAAGGTGGAACCGGTTTTGGTGCATGGGGATTTATGGGGTGGCAATGTGGCTTTTACGTCGGCGGGTGAACCGGTGATGTTTGACCCGGCGGTTTACTATGGACATCGGGAAGTAGATGTGGCGATGAGTGAACTATTCGGTGGATTTTCCCCGGAATTTTATCGAGGCTATCAATCGGAATGGGCACTCGCCGATGGGTATGCTGAGCGTAAAATTATCTATAATCTCTATCATATTTTGAATCATTTCAATTTATTCGGCGGGTCTTATTGGCAACAGGCAGAACGGATGATGGCTGAGATTATGCGCTGA
- a CDS encoding ribulose bisphosphate carboxylase small subunit, with product MVVRSAAAPPTPWSKTLAEPQIDPTAFVHSFSNIIGDVRIGAEVLVAPGTSIRADEGSPFYIGAGSNVQDGVIIHGLEQGRVTGDDGQAYSVWIGEDSSITHGVLVHGPAYVGKNCFIGFRSTIFNARVNDGCIVMMHCLIQDVEIPAGRYVASGSVITTQQQADRLPPVRAEDVAFAQHVVGINDALRAGYRCAANIECIAPLKQGLSMGHGSNGYGGRTRLAPQVVAQVQQWLSQGYRIGTEHADERRFKTSSWRSCSPIAATHLPEVIQALEACLQEHEGEYVRLLGIDPKGKRRVGEQVIQRPGDRLTAAPSHSFTASTPSSTSSAAPVTPKAQVTNSSLAPDLTQQVRQWLGQGYRIGAEVADPRRFKTSSWVSASLPASRNEYEVVAAIEALLSESRGDYVRLIAIDPKSKRRVSEQIIQRPQGSPTPTTTRTTTFAASTTLSSGANPAVGTMGQQVRQWLMQGYRIGAEVADPRRFKTSSWLSVSLPSSSHEGEITAAIENLLRESPGDYVRLIAIDPKSKRRVSEQIIQRPQGATPPTPAPASSPTVNPTATAPASGLDGAVVAKVRQLLAQGYRVGAEHADVRRFKTGSWLGCALPASQREGEVLSALATVLRDYQGEYVRLLGIDPKAKRRVLEHIIQKP from the coding sequence ATGGTAGTGCGTAGTGCGGCGGCTCCCCCCACCCCTTGGTCAAAGACCTTGGCGGAACCGCAGATTGACCCGACGGCTTTTGTCCATTCGTTCTCCAACATCATTGGGGATGTGCGGATTGGGGCGGAGGTGTTGGTGGCACCGGGGACTTCGATTCGTGCGGATGAGGGGAGTCCGTTTTACATTGGGGCGGGGAGCAATGTGCAGGATGGGGTGATCATCCACGGTCTGGAGCAGGGACGGGTGACGGGGGATGATGGGCAAGCCTATTCCGTGTGGATTGGCGAGGACAGTTCGATTACCCACGGGGTGTTGGTGCATGGACCGGCGTATGTGGGCAAAAATTGTTTCATCGGCTTTCGTTCCACCATCTTCAACGCCCGGGTGAATGATGGCTGTATCGTGATGATGCACTGCCTGATCCAGGATGTGGAAATTCCGGCGGGGCGGTATGTGGCTTCCGGGAGCGTCATCACCACCCAACAGCAGGCGGATCGGCTCCCACCGGTGCGTGCGGAGGATGTGGCGTTTGCCCAGCACGTGGTGGGGATCAATGATGCCCTGCGGGCGGGGTATCGCTGTGCCGCCAATATTGAATGTATTGCGCCCTTAAAACAAGGATTATCTATGGGTCATGGCAGTAATGGTTATGGGGGACGCACCCGGTTGGCTCCCCAGGTGGTGGCGCAGGTGCAACAGTGGTTGAGCCAGGGGTATCGGATTGGCACGGAACACGCGGACGAACGGCGGTTTAAGACCAGTTCCTGGCGCAGTTGCAGTCCGATTGCGGCGACCCATCTGCCGGAGGTGATCCAGGCGCTGGAAGCCTGTTTACAAGAACATGAGGGGGAATATGTGCGGTTGTTGGGGATTGACCCCAAGGGGAAAAGACGGGTGGGAGAGCAGGTGATTCAACGCCCGGGGGATAGGCTCACCGCCGCCCCCTCCCATTCGTTTACGGCATCTACGCCTTCATCTACGTCCTCTGCGGCTCCCGTCACGCCCAAAGCCCAGGTGACCAACAGTTCCCTGGCTCCCGACCTCACCCAGCAGGTGCGGCAATGGTTGGGGCAGGGGTATCGCATTGGGGCGGAAGTGGCTGACCCCCGGCGGTTCAAGACCAGTTCCTGGGTGAGTGCGAGTTTGCCCGCCTCCCGCAATGAATACGAGGTGGTGGCGGCGATTGAAGCCCTTTTGAGTGAATCCAGGGGAGATTATGTGCGCTTGATTGCCATTGACCCGAAATCGAAACGCCGGGTGAGTGAACAGATTATCCAGCGTCCCCAGGGGAGTCCCACCCCTACGACCACCCGGACGACGACCTTTGCCGCCAGTACCACCCTGTCTTCTGGGGCGAACCCTGCGGTTGGGACGATGGGGCAACAGGTGCGCCAATGGCTGATGCAGGGCTATCGGATTGGGGCGGAGGTGGCGGATCCCCGGCGGTTTAAGACCAGTTCCTGGCTGAGTGTGAGTTTGCCCAGCAGTAGCCACGAGGGGGAAATCACGGCAGCGATTGAGAACCTCCTGCGGGAATCGCCGGGGGATTACGTGCGCTTGATTGCCATTGACCCGAAATCCAAACGGCGGGTGAGTGAACAGATTATCCAGCGTCCCCAGGGGGCAACCCCACCGACTCCGGCACCGGCAAGTAGTCCCACGGTGAACCCGACGGCAACGGCTCCCGCCAGTGGGTTAGATGGGGCAGTGGTCGCCAAGGTGCGGCAGTTGCTCGCCCAGGGGTATCGGGTGGGGGCGGAACACGCCGATGTGCGCCGGTTCAAGACCGGTTCCTGGTTGGGGTGTGCCCTACCCGCCAGCCAGCGGGAGGGGGAGGTTTTATCCGCCCTCGCCACTGTCCTCCGGGACTACCAGGGGGAATACGTGCGCCTGCTGGGCATTGACCCCAAGGCGAAACGCCGGGTACTTGAACATATCATCCAGAAGCCCTAA
- a CDS encoding carbon dioxide-concentrating mechanism protein CcmK translates to MPIAVGMIETKGFPAVVEAADAMVKAARVTLVGYEKIGSGRVTVIVRGDVSEVQASVSAGIESAKRVAGGEVLSHHIIARPHENLEYVLPIRYTPEVEQFRV, encoded by the coding sequence ATGCCGATTGCAGTGGGAATGATTGAAACCAAGGGGTTTCCGGCGGTGGTGGAAGCCGCGGATGCGATGGTAAAGGCAGCCAGGGTCACCTTGGTGGGTTACGAGAAGATTGGAAGCGGGCGGGTGACGGTGATCGTCCGGGGGGATGTGTCCGAGGTGCAAGCGTCCGTGTCCGCGGGGATTGAGTCCGCCAAGCGGGTCGCCGGGGGGGAAGTCCTGTCCCATCACATCATTGCCCGTCCCCACGAAAATTTGGAGTACGTTCTGCCCATCCGTTATACCCCGGAAGTGGAACAGTTTCGGGTTTAG
- a CDS encoding SAM-dependent chlorinase/fluorinase, producing MPAIVLLTDFGGQDHYVGVVKGVILGIAPQAQMIDLSHDLPPYEWAAAQFLLTQATPYFPPGTIYVVIVDPGVGGTRRPIALQTPTGTYVAPDNGVLQPLFPQVQAVVELNNPTYWRTPQPSQTFHGRDIFAPVAAHLSRGIPLGEIGAPLDPQTLVTGQLVRPIATPTGWRGHIQYIDRFGNLISTIPASQVPLNPLPHVQWRDITIPWGTHYGAVPVGELVALVGSHGYVEIACHQGHAARRLGAKIGDEVLLIC from the coding sequence ATGCCAGCGATTGTGTTACTCACGGATTTTGGCGGACAAGACCATTATGTGGGCGTGGTCAAGGGGGTGATTTTGGGTATTGCGCCCCAAGCCCAGATGATTGACCTCAGCCATGACCTCCCCCCCTACGAATGGGCGGCGGCACAGTTTTTGTTGACGCAGGCGACACCCTACTTTCCCCCAGGCACGATCTACGTTGTCATTGTTGACCCTGGGGTGGGGGGAACCCGGCGACCGATTGCCCTCCAGACCCCGACAGGCACCTATGTTGCGCCGGATAATGGGGTGTTACAGCCCCTATTCCCCCAGGTGCAGGCAGTGGTTGAATTAAATAACCCGACCTATTGGCGAACGCCCCAGCCGAGCCAGACGTTTCATGGGCGGGACATTTTTGCGCCGGTGGCGGCACATTTGAGTCGGGGCATCCCGCTGGGGGAAATCGGGGCACCCCTCGACCCCCAAACCCTGGTCACGGGGCAATTGGTGCGACCCATTGCAACACCCACCGGTTGGCGGGGGCATATCCAATACATTGACCGTTTTGGGAATTTGATCAGTACCATTCCGGCGAGCCAAGTGCCGCTGAACCCTCTGCCGCACGTCCAATGGCGGGACATCACCATCCCTTGGGGGACGCATTACGGGGCGGTGCCGGTGGGGGAATTGGTGGCGTTAGTGGGCAGTCATGGCTATGTGGAAATCGCTTGTCATCAGGGTCATGCGGCGAGACGTTTAGGTGCTAAAATTGGGGATGAAGTGTTGCTCATTTGCTGA
- a CDS encoding type II toxin-antitoxin system HicB family antitoxin: MTRAFNVIIERDAEGYFVASVPELRGCHTQAKSLDTLMERIREAIELCLEVEGETLSPQEFIGVQRIWVDG; this comes from the coding sequence ATGACGAGAGCCTTTAACGTGATTATCGAACGGGATGCCGAAGGTTACTTTGTCGCCAGTGTCCCTGAATTGCGGGGCTGTCATACCCAAGCGAAATCCTTGGATACCTTGATGGAACGTATTCGGGAAGCCATTGAGTTGTGCCTAGAAGTGGAAGGTGAAACGCTCTCACCTCAGGAATTTATCGGCGTTCAACGCATTTGGGTTGACGGATGA
- the lipA gene encoding lipoyl synthase has translation MTQSPPSPRKPDWLRVKLGQGPVFGQVKHLLRDLQLNTVCEEASCPNIGECFSQGTATFLILGPACTRACPYCDIDFVKKPPALDPEEPRRLAEAVKRLNLHHVVITSVNRDDLPDGGAEQFVKCIHSVRTLCPQTTIEVLIPDLCGNWEALQMIIRAQPDVLNHNTETVPRLYRRVRPQGEYNRSLLLLRKTRELRPQIYTKSGLMVGLGETWEEVVQVMQDLRQVDCDILTLGQYLQPSPKHLPVARYVPPPEFDQWRAVGEGMGFLQVVASPLTRSSYHAAEVKNLMRRYPRPAPSSSAS, from the coding sequence ATGACCCAATCCCCACCCTCTCCCCGCAAACCCGATTGGCTCCGGGTAAAATTAGGTCAAGGACCCGTGTTTGGTCAGGTCAAACATTTATTACGGGATTTGCAGTTAAATACAGTCTGCGAAGAAGCCTCCTGCCCGAATATTGGGGAATGTTTCAGCCAGGGTACCGCCACTTTTTTGATCCTGGGACCTGCCTGCACCCGGGCGTGCCCCTACTGCGATATTGATTTTGTGAAAAAACCCCCGGCACTCGACCCGGAAGAACCCCGGCGACTAGCCGAAGCCGTCAAACGCTTAAATCTGCACCACGTCGTCATTACTTCCGTCAACCGGGATGACCTGCCCGATGGGGGTGCGGAACAATTTGTCAAATGTATTCACAGTGTCAGAACCCTGTGCCCGCAAACCACCATTGAAGTCCTGATCCCCGACCTGTGCGGCAATTGGGAAGCCTTGCAAATGATTATCCGTGCCCAGCCCGATGTCCTGAATCACAATACGGAAACCGTGCCCCGTTTGTACCGCCGGGTGCGTCCCCAAGGGGAATACAACCGCAGTTTATTGTTATTACGCAAGACCCGGGAATTGCGCCCCCAAATTTACACCAAATCCGGCTTGATGGTGGGCTTGGGGGAAACCTGGGAAGAGGTGGTGCAGGTGATGCAGGATTTACGGCAGGTGGACTGCGACATCCTTACCCTGGGGCAGTATTTGCAACCCAGCCCCAAGCATTTGCCCGTTGCCCGCTATGTCCCCCCGCCGGAATTTGACCAGTGGCGCGCGGTGGGAGAAGGGATGGGCTTTTTGCAGGTGGTGGCGTCCCCCTTGACCCGCAGTTCCTACCATGCGGCGGAAGTCAAAAACTTGATGCGCCGTTATCCCCGCCCGGCTCCCTCTAGTTCAGCCAGTTAA
- a CDS encoding carbon dioxide-concentrating mechanism protein CcmK: MAIAVGMIETLGFPAVVEAADAMVKAARVTLVGYEKIGSGRVTVTVRGDVSEVQASVAAGIESVKRVAGGQMLSHHIIARPHENLEYVLPIRYTEQVQQFREDATNIRPYLRP; the protein is encoded by the coding sequence ATGGCAATTGCAGTAGGAATGATTGAAACCCTGGGGTTTCCGGCGGTGGTGGAAGCCGCCGATGCGATGGTGAAAGCGGCGCGGGTCACCCTGGTGGGCTACGAGAAGATCGGCAGTGGTCGGGTGACGGTGACGGTGCGGGGGGATGTGTCCGAGGTGCAAGCGTCGGTCGCCGCCGGGATTGAGTCCGTCAAGCGGGTGGCGGGGGGGCAGATGTTGTCCCACCACATTATTGCCCGTCCCCACGAAAACCTGGAATATGTCCTGCCCATCCGTTATACGGAGCAGGTGCAACAGTTCCGGGAAGATGCCACGAATATCCGTCCTTACCTGCGTCCCTAA
- the lpxC gene encoding UDP-3-O-acyl-N-acetylglucosamine deacetylase, producing the protein MGERLTLSGVGLHTGQTTTVTLERSNPGSGRVFYVEDQPIPALVSHVQPSSLCTTLVQNNHKIHTVEHLLAALVGLGIPDVAIHVTGGEVPLLDGSALPWVELLRGWGAGQPLVQGAITEPVVVQEGERFVCALPAEELTFTYGIDFPDYPAIGRQWLTWVPGREDFGTVIAPARTFGLADQIAQLQAQGLIQGGSLANALVCDRERGWLNPPLRFADEPVRHKLLDFLGDLGLLGALPRGHFLAYKAGHRLHTQLAAQLPLSPSRTV; encoded by the coding sequence ATGGGGGAACGACTGACCCTGAGTGGTGTAGGGCTACATACGGGGCAAACCACCACGGTTACCTTAGAACGGTCTAACCCCGGTAGTGGACGGGTTTTTTATGTGGAGGATCAGCCCATTCCTGCCCTGGTCAGTCATGTCCAACCGAGTAGCTTGTGTACGACATTAGTACAAAATAATCATAAAATTCATACGGTAGAACACTTGTTGGCGGCGTTGGTGGGGTTGGGCATCCCGGATGTGGCGATCCATGTGACGGGGGGGGAAGTGCCCCTGTTGGATGGTTCGGCGTTGCCCTGGGTGGAGTTGTTGCGGGGCTGGGGGGCGGGACAACCGTTGGTGCAGGGGGCGATTACGGAGCCGGTGGTGGTGCAGGAGGGGGAACGTTTTGTCTGTGCGCTACCCGCTGAGGAATTGACCTTCACCTATGGGATTGATTTCCCGGATTACCCGGCGATTGGTCGTCAGTGGTTGACCTGGGTGCCGGGGCGGGAGGATTTTGGCACGGTCATTGCCCCTGCCCGTACCTTTGGCTTGGCGGATCAGATTGCCCAGTTGCAAGCCCAGGGGTTGATCCAGGGGGGCAGTTTGGCGAATGCCCTGGTGTGTGACCGGGAGCGGGGGTGGCTGAATCCCCCTTTGCGGTTTGCGGATGAGCCGGTGCGCCACAAGCTGTTGGATTTTTTGGGGGATTTGGGATTGCTGGGGGCGTTACCCCGGGGGCATTTTTTGGCGTATAAGGCGGGGCATCGCCTGCATACCCAGTTGGCGGCACAGTTACCCCTTTCCCCGAGCAGGACGGTATGA